Proteins from a genomic interval of Methanothrix sp.:
- a CDS encoding thioredoxin domain-containing protein, producing the protein MDRKPNRLAGESSPYLRQHAYNPVDWYPWSPEAFERARAEDRPVFLSIGYSTCHWCHVMARESFEDEEIAEMLNRAFVCVKVDREERPDIDAIYMEACQIMSGRGGWPLTIIMSPDGIPFFAATYIPREGRLGMMGLRELVPLVEELWRNRRSELTALGSEVLNAMRKSDVHSPETIADESSLSRAYLALSGIFDWAHGGFGRAPKFPLAQNLLFLLRYWERTGESKALEMVELTLREMRCGGIYDQLAYGFHRYSTDASWGVPHFEKMLYDQALMSLAYLEAFQATGKRDYAIVADEILGFVADELVSPEGAFCSALDAESDGIEGGYYLWTLDQLRDALGDDLKNALEMYVLEPIGESDGKSVLRISPK; encoded by the coding sequence ATGGACCGCAAACCAAACCGTCTCGCCGGAGAGTCGAGCCCTTACCTCCGGCAGCATGCGTACAATCCCGTGGACTGGTATCCCTGGTCTCCCGAGGCCTTCGAGCGCGCTAGAGCTGAGGACAGGCCGGTATTTCTCTCGATAGGATACTCCACGTGCCACTGGTGCCATGTGATGGCCAGGGAGTCCTTTGAGGATGAGGAGATCGCCGAGATGCTGAACAGGGCATTTGTATGCGTGAAGGTGGACAGGGAGGAGAGACCTGACATCGACGCGATCTACATGGAGGCCTGTCAGATAATGAGCGGCAGGGGCGGATGGCCTCTGACGATAATAATGTCCCCAGATGGCATCCCCTTTTTTGCAGCCACATACATCCCGAGGGAGGGACGGCTCGGTATGATGGGGCTCAGGGAGCTTGTACCGCTGGTCGAGGAGCTCTGGAGAAACCGGAGATCCGAGCTCACAGCCCTCGGATCCGAAGTGCTGAACGCAATGCGAAAGTCTGATGTGCACTCCCCTGAGACGATTGCGGATGAGAGCTCTTTGAGCAGAGCGTACCTCGCGCTTTCAGGGATCTTCGACTGGGCCCACGGAGGTTTTGGGAGAGCCCCGAAGTTCCCCCTGGCACAGAATCTGCTCTTCCTCCTCAGGTACTGGGAGAGAACCGGGGAGAGCAAGGCGCTGGAGATGGTGGAGCTTACGCTCAGGGAGATGCGATGCGGCGGCATATACGACCAGCTCGCGTATGGCTTCCACAGATACTCAACAGACGCGAGCTGGGGCGTGCCCCACTTCGAGAAGATGCTCTACGACCAGGCGCTGATGTCACTGGCGTATCTTGAGGCGTTCCAGGCCACTGGAAAGAGGGATTATGCGATTGTGGCAGACGAGATCCTGGGTTTCGTCGCTGATGAGCTGGTATCCCCGGAGGGTGCGTTCTGCTCAGCGCTCGACGCGGAGAGCGATGGAATCGAGGGCGGATACTATCTCTGGACACTTGACCAGCTTCGGGATGCTCTTGGCGATGATCTAAAAAATGCGCTTGAGATGTACGTCTTGGAGCCCATAGGTGAGAGCGACGGGAAGAGCGTGCTAAGGATCTCGCCGAAGG